A window of Corallococcus macrosporus DSM 14697 contains these coding sequences:
- a CDS encoding deoxyribonuclease I → MGLPSFLLRVVVLVVLAVPTLAQAGSYLRVVSWNLRHEGWTAERTYREDAEQLWRQYGANSNSNNGCDLVFLQEVMNTSVVPAIVAELNAVSGVRWRYAQTPLIGRSSYKEIYAVLYREDTVSLLSSSVYADTGDKFEREPQIVRVRHTPTGADYTFINWHTVWGNLSDRDAEVKQFGAVFKSVQDASSTDQDVILVGDHNMACTSASWANLVALSPKVECKLNVATTINLSGGYVNAYDHFWMQPAYVTEFSAAGRDYIANTRDFVTRLSDHAPIYLTLYSNSDTD, encoded by the coding sequence ATGGGATTGCCGTCCTTCTTGCTGCGCGTGGTGGTGCTGGTCGTCCTGGCGGTTCCCACGCTGGCCCAGGCGGGCTCGTACCTGCGCGTGGTGAGCTGGAACCTGCGTCACGAGGGGTGGACCGCGGAGCGGACGTATCGCGAGGATGCGGAGCAGCTCTGGCGGCAGTACGGCGCGAACAGCAACTCCAACAACGGCTGTGACCTGGTGTTCTTGCAGGAGGTGATGAACACCAGCGTGGTTCCGGCCATCGTGGCGGAGCTCAACGCGGTGTCCGGCGTGAGGTGGCGTTACGCGCAGACGCCGCTCATCGGGCGCTCGTCGTACAAGGAAATCTACGCGGTGTTGTACCGGGAGGACACCGTGTCACTGCTGTCATCCAGCGTGTATGCCGACACGGGGGACAAGTTCGAGCGCGAGCCGCAAATCGTCCGCGTGCGTCACACGCCCACGGGGGCGGACTACACGTTCATCAACTGGCACACCGTCTGGGGCAACCTGTCCGACCGCGACGCCGAGGTGAAGCAGTTCGGCGCGGTGTTCAAGTCGGTGCAGGACGCCAGCAGCACCGACCAGGACGTCATCCTGGTGGGGGACCACAACATGGCGTGCACGTCGGCGTCGTGGGCGAACCTGGTGGCGCTGTCTCCGAAGGTGGAATGCAAGCTGAACGTGGCCACCACCATCAACCTCAGTGGGGGGTACGTGAATGCCTATGACCACTTCTGGATGCAGCCCGCCTACGTGACGGAGTTCTCCGCGGCGGGGCGCGACTACATCGCGAACACGCGGGACTTCGTCACCCGCCTGTCGGACCACGCGCCCATCTACCTGACGCTGTATTCCAACAGCGATACGGATTGA